A genomic region of Methylobacterium durans contains the following coding sequences:
- a CDS encoding threonine aldolase family protein, giving the protein MTIDLYSDTQTRPTPGMREAMARAVVGDEQSDSDPTTRALCERVAALLGQEDGVFMPSGTMCNLVAILVQTRAGDEIIVDDQSHIYNTEAAGSAAIGGVSVAALRTPAGIYTPEQFEAAIRTPARTAPRSALVSVEQTTSFSGGSVWDLADMRRIRDIAHARGLKAHIDGARLLNAVVATGIPAAEYAKGFDSVWLDLSKGLGCPVGAVLCGTKDFVVEAWRWKYRLGGAMRQSGVIAAAGLYALDHHIEQLAADNANLRLIHEAVRDLPGLAFDPTAGQSNILVFSVEGLGVTAAAFAERCLAEDVRVRAIGAFQIRVTTHLDVDRPGAERAAEVIRAVAQGFAERR; this is encoded by the coding sequence GTGACGATCGATCTCTACAGCGACACCCAGACGCGACCGACCCCCGGCATGCGCGAGGCGATGGCCCGCGCCGTGGTCGGCGACGAGCAGTCGGATTCCGACCCGACGACGCGGGCCCTGTGCGAGCGGGTGGCCGCGCTCCTCGGACAGGAGGACGGGGTCTTCATGCCGTCGGGCACGATGTGCAACCTCGTGGCGATCCTGGTGCAGACGCGGGCCGGCGACGAGATCATCGTCGACGACCAGTCCCACATCTACAACACGGAGGCTGCGGGTTCGGCGGCGATCGGCGGCGTCTCGGTGGCGGCGCTGCGCACGCCCGCCGGCATCTACACGCCGGAGCAGTTCGAGGCGGCGATCCGCACGCCCGCCCGCACGGCGCCGCGTTCGGCCCTGGTCTCGGTGGAGCAGACCACGAGCTTCAGCGGCGGCTCGGTCTGGGACCTCGCCGACATGCGCCGCATCCGCGACATCGCCCATGCCCGGGGCCTGAAGGCCCATATCGACGGGGCGCGCCTGCTCAACGCCGTCGTCGCCACCGGCATCCCGGCGGCCGAGTACGCGAAGGGGTTCGACAGCGTCTGGCTCGACCTCAGCAAGGGCCTCGGCTGCCCGGTCGGCGCGGTGCTCTGCGGCACGAAGGACTTCGTGGTGGAGGCGTGGCGCTGGAAGTACCGGCTCGGCGGCGCCATGCGCCAGTCGGGCGTGATCGCGGCGGCCGGGCTCTACGCCCTCGATCACCACATCGAGCAACTCGCCGCCGACAACGCGAACCTGCGCCTCATCCACGAGGCGGTCCGGGACCTGCCGGGGCTCGCCTTCGACCCGACGGCGGGTCAATCGAACATCCTGGTCTTCTCGGTCGAGGGGCTTGGCGTCACGGCGGCGGCCTTCGCGGAGCGCTGCCTCGCCGAGGACGTGCGGGTGCGGGCGATCGGCGCCTTCCAGATCCGCGTGACCACACATCTCGACGTCGACCGGCCGGGCGCGGAGCGGGCGGCCGAGGTGATCCGCGCCGTGGCGCAGGGCTTCGCCGAGCGGCGATAG
- a CDS encoding S1 family peptidase → MFAIPFRKAVLGAALALSPLGALPAQAVIQGEVSRDPNGLRASVVRIESTQGEICSGTLIAPDLVLTAAHCVMHRAGYSVVVVDRNFRQRRISALAASMHPDFVPGTTPEDQPGVDLAMIKLAQPLGPDFQPLDPRGAGSIAKGDAVDIAGFGVVAENRRNTARTLRQAHLVSIGSLQVANRVTVVTDRRRFAETVGAGACLGDSGGPILRGGPGGYQFVGVVSWSSGAMQQNTRHRTACGGFTAVTPLGEHASWISARASELSQVQAGEAAARAPARTDWMARPGRRR, encoded by the coding sequence ATGTTCGCGATCCCCTTCCGCAAGGCCGTCCTCGGCGCCGCGCTGGCGCTGAGCCCCCTCGGGGCGTTGCCGGCGCAGGCCGTGATCCAGGGCGAGGTCTCGCGGGACCCGAACGGGCTGCGCGCCTCGGTGGTGCGGATCGAGAGCACGCAGGGCGAGATCTGCTCGGGAACCCTGATCGCGCCCGACCTCGTGCTGACCGCCGCCCATTGCGTGATGCACCGGGCCGGCTACAGCGTCGTCGTCGTCGACCGCAATTTCCGTCAGCGCCGCATCTCCGCCCTGGCGGCCTCGATGCACCCGGATTTCGTGCCCGGCACGACGCCGGAGGACCAGCCCGGCGTCGACCTCGCCATGATCAAGCTGGCGCAGCCGCTGGGGCCGGACTTCCAGCCCCTCGACCCGCGCGGCGCCGGCTCGATCGCCAAGGGCGACGCGGTCGACATCGCGGGGTTCGGCGTGGTGGCGGAGAACCGCCGCAACACCGCGCGCACGCTCCGCCAGGCGCATCTCGTCTCGATCGGCTCGCTGCAGGTCGCCAACCGCGTCACGGTGGTGACGGACCGGCGGCGCTTCGCCGAGACGGTGGGGGCGGGCGCCTGCCTCGGCGATTCCGGCGGCCCGATCCTGCGGGGCGGCCCCGGCGGCTACCAGTTCGTCGGCGTGGTGAGCTGGTCGAGCGGCGCCATGCAGCAGAACACCCGCCACCGCACCGCCTGCGGCGGCTTCACGGCCGTGACGCCCCTCGGCGAGCACGCGAGCTGGATCAGCGCCCGCGCCTCCGAACTCTCCCAGGTGCAGGCGGGCGAGGCGGCCGCCCGGGCCCCCGCCCGCACCGACTGGATGGCCCGGCCCGGCCGGCGGCGGTAG
- a CDS encoding B12-binding domain-containing radical SAM protein: MPGPDLPARRVALVCLTPRPDAQELGSLRLPSFGIRRIQAALLSDPDLADAQVALIDRREDDVAGYVEEILAFAPDLVGFSVYVWSAPTLIAVARGLRARRPALAIVFGGPSARSAFFDLDPYRPAHAYLDALCEGDGEEIIRDIAKLPAFSRAAWESVRGLTLPTEAGWIRTPPRPQIAALDRIASPYAHGLMPQGGVAYLETFRGCPLSCRFCEWGSKENTKAAFSADYIAAELDAFRQHEAPAVFLLDAGLNLNMGAFRNLRLANQRSGFLKEALFWAEIYPSVVRDEHLAFIEEIGTAYLGVGMQSMDPAVLRLHDRPSDSPRFEAAVRALARVTNIELQIIAVLPGDTPEGFRRTLDYALSLPASVRVYHCLVLPDALLTRSRPEWSIDFDPVTLTMRSCAGWSEEAVAQVRAELRGRALAAGGKAGEFWWSFPRQEERPSLHRSWRQAAAR, from the coding sequence ATGCCCGGACCCGATCTTCCCGCGCGGCGCGTCGCCCTCGTCTGCCTGACCCCACGTCCGGACGCACAGGAACTCGGATCCTTGCGCCTTCCGAGCTTCGGAATCCGGCGCATCCAGGCCGCGCTCCTGAGCGACCCCGATCTCGCCGACGCGCAGGTCGCCCTGATCGACCGCCGGGAGGACGACGTCGCGGGCTACGTCGAGGAGATCCTGGCCTTCGCGCCCGATCTCGTCGGCTTCTCGGTCTACGTCTGGTCGGCCCCGACCCTGATCGCGGTGGCGCGCGGCCTGCGCGCGCGCCGTCCCGCCCTCGCCATCGTGTTCGGCGGTCCCTCCGCCCGCTCGGCCTTCTTCGATCTCGACCCCTACCGCCCGGCGCACGCCTATCTCGACGCCCTCTGCGAGGGCGACGGCGAGGAGATCATCCGGGACATCGCCAAGCTGCCGGCCTTCTCCCGCGCCGCCTGGGAGAGCGTGCGCGGCCTGACCCTGCCGACCGAGGCAGGCTGGATCCGCACGCCGCCGCGTCCGCAGATCGCCGCCCTCGACCGGATCGCCTCGCCCTACGCGCACGGTCTGATGCCGCAGGGCGGCGTCGCGTATCTCGAGACGTTCCGCGGCTGCCCGCTCTCCTGCCGCTTCTGCGAATGGGGCTCGAAGGAGAACACCAAGGCGGCCTTCTCGGCCGACTACATCGCGGCCGAGCTCGACGCCTTCCGCCAACACGAGGCGCCGGCCGTGTTCCTGCTCGACGCGGGCCTCAACCTGAACATGGGCGCCTTCCGCAACCTGCGGCTCGCCAACCAGCGCTCCGGCTTCCTGAAGGAGGCGCTGTTCTGGGCCGAGATCTACCCCTCGGTCGTGCGCGACGAGCACCTCGCCTTCATCGAGGAGATCGGCACCGCCTATCTGGGCGTCGGCATGCAGTCGATGGATCCGGCGGTGCTGCGGCTGCACGACCGCCCCTCGGATTCGCCGCGCTTCGAGGCGGCGGTGCGGGCACTCGCCCGCGTCACCAACATCGAGTTGCAGATCATCGCCGTCCTGCCCGGCGACACGCCGGAGGGCTTCCGCCGGACCCTCGATTACGCCCTGTCCCTGCCCGCCAGCGTGCGGGTCTACCACTGCCTCGTCCTGCCCGACGCCCTGCTGACCCGCAGCCGGCCGGAATGGAGCATCGATTTCGATCCCGTCACCCTCACCATGCGCTCCTGCGCGGGCTGGAGCGAGGAGGCGGTGGCGCAGGTTCGCGCCGAGCTGCGGGGGCGGGCTCTCGCGGCCGGCGGCAAGGCCGGCGAATTCTGGTGGTCCTTCCCGCGGCAGGAGGAGCGCCCGAGCCTGCACCGGTCGTGGCGGCAGGCCGCGGCGCGATGA
- a CDS encoding HK97 family phage prohead protease: MDGHFAGYASLFGVPDLGRDVVAAGAFAETLRARGPAGVRMLWQHDPAEPIGRWIALAEDARGLRVEGRLNLAVQRAREIDALMREGAVDGLSIGFRTVRSAPDRAGYRHLRALDLWEISLVTFPLQPGARIAGSDAGSLVAEIRSLARQLAPPRRAPSLQARSHPRPAIRLRPAMRA; encoded by the coding sequence ATGGATGGCCATTTTGCCGGCTATGCCAGCCTGTTCGGCGTGCCCGATCTCGGGCGCGACGTGGTGGCGGCGGGCGCCTTCGCGGAGACGCTCCGCGCCCGCGGACCGGCGGGCGTGCGCATGCTCTGGCAGCACGATCCGGCCGAGCCGATCGGGCGCTGGATCGCCCTCGCCGAGGATGCGCGCGGCCTGCGCGTCGAGGGCCGTCTCAACCTCGCCGTGCAGCGGGCCCGCGAGATCGACGCGCTGATGCGGGAGGGCGCGGTCGACGGGCTCTCGATCGGCTTCCGCACCGTGCGGTCCGCGCCCGACCGGGCGGGCTACCGGCACCTGCGGGCGCTCGACCTCTGGGAGATCTCCCTCGTCACCTTCCCGCTGCAGCCCGGCGCCCGCATCGCCGGGAGCGACGCCGGCTCCCTCGTCGCCGAGATCCGCTCGCTCGCCCGGCAGCTCGCGCCGCCGCGGCGAGCCCCGAGCCTCCAGGCCCGCTCCCATCCCCGCCCCGCGATCCGGCTGCGGCCGGCCATGCGGGCCTGA
- a CDS encoding SufE family protein, with the protein MLAPLPTIIENFEFMDEWEDRYAYVIELGREMPRLPPERCTEENRVHGCESQVWLESRLDESGGKPILTLEGESDSSITRGLVALMIAIYAGKSPEEIAATDGLDVFRQLDFSNHITSKRAGGLRAMNERIQREAHKLSA; encoded by the coding sequence ATGCTTGCCCCCCTGCCGACCATCATCGAGAATTTCGAGTTCATGGACGAGTGGGAGGACCGCTACGCCTACGTGATCGAACTCGGCCGCGAGATGCCGCGGCTGCCGCCCGAGCGCTGCACGGAGGAGAACCGGGTCCACGGCTGCGAGAGCCAGGTCTGGCTCGAATCGCGGCTCGACGAATCCGGTGGCAAGCCGATCCTCACCCTTGAGGGCGAGAGCGATTCGAGCATCACCCGCGGGCTCGTCGCCCTGATGATCGCGATCTACGCCGGCAAGAGCCCCGAGGAGATCGCCGCGACCGACGGCCTCGACGTCTTCCGCCAGCTCGATTTCTCGAACCACATCACCTCGAAGCGGGCCGGCGGCCTGCGCGCCATGAACGAGCGCATCCAGCGGGAAGCCCACAAGCTCAGCGCCTGA
- a CDS encoding phage major capsid protein — protein MTRTDTIETKTGPALENKAGAGETKAALADLATAFEAFKATNDTRLAEIDRRLSTDVVTEEKLARIDAALDAARTRLDRISLERARPPLAGAEAAARDGIGAEHKAAFDLYVRAGESAGLKRLEEKALSAGSGPDGGYLVPPAIEREVLRRLAALSPIRALATVRTISAGQYKRAMSVTAAAAGWVAETAARPQTDAPTLSELSFPAMELYAMPAATQTLLDDAVVDIDAWLADEVETAFAEQEGTAFVTGNGVSRPKGFLTADTVANGAWVPGKIGFVPTGVSAGFPASTPSDVLFDLVYGLRAAYRQNGTFVMNRRVQSTIRKFKDADGNYLWQPPLAAGAAATLLGFPVAEAEAMPDIAAGSLSLAFGDFRRGYLVVDRAGLRMLRDPYSAKPYVLFYTTKRVGGGVQDHEAIKLLRFA, from the coding sequence ATGACCCGCACCGACACGATCGAGACCAAGACCGGCCCCGCCCTGGAGAACAAGGCGGGCGCCGGCGAGACCAAGGCGGCGCTCGCCGACCTCGCCACCGCCTTCGAGGCCTTCAAGGCGACGAACGACACCCGCCTGGCCGAGATCGACCGGCGCCTCTCGACCGACGTGGTCACCGAGGAGAAGCTCGCCCGCATCGACGCGGCCCTCGATGCCGCCCGCACCCGCCTCGACCGGATCAGCCTGGAGCGTGCCCGGCCGCCGCTGGCCGGCGCCGAGGCCGCGGCGCGGGACGGGATCGGGGCCGAGCACAAGGCGGCCTTCGACCTCTACGTGCGGGCCGGCGAGAGCGCCGGGCTGAAGCGGCTGGAGGAGAAGGCGCTCTCGGCGGGCTCGGGCCCCGACGGCGGCTACCTCGTGCCGCCGGCGATCGAGCGCGAGGTGCTGCGCCGGCTCGCCGCCCTCTCGCCGATCCGGGCGCTCGCCACCGTGCGCACCATCTCGGCCGGCCAGTACAAGCGGGCGATGTCGGTGACCGCGGCCGCGGCCGGCTGGGTCGCCGAGACCGCGGCGCGCCCGCAGACCGACGCCCCGACCCTGTCCGAGCTGAGCTTCCCGGCCATGGAGCTCTACGCCATGCCGGCCGCGACCCAGACGCTCCTCGACGATGCGGTGGTCGACATCGACGCCTGGCTCGCCGACGAGGTCGAGACCGCCTTCGCCGAGCAGGAGGGCACCGCCTTCGTCACGGGCAACGGGGTGAGCCGCCCGAAGGGCTTCCTCACCGCCGACACGGTGGCCAACGGCGCCTGGGTGCCGGGCAAGATCGGCTTCGTCCCGACCGGGGTCTCGGCGGGCTTCCCGGCCTCGACCCCCTCCGACGTGCTGTTCGACCTCGTCTACGGCCTGCGTGCCGCCTACCGCCAGAACGGCACCTTCGTGATGAACCGGCGCGTGCAGAGCACGATCCGCAAGTTCAAGGACGCGGACGGCAACTACCTCTGGCAGCCGCCGCTGGCCGCGGGCGCGGCCGCCACCCTCCTCGGCTTCCCCGTGGCGGAGGCGGAGGCCATGCCCGACATCGCCGCAGGCAGCCTCTCCCTCGCCTTCGGCGATTTTCGCCGCGGCTACCTCGTGGTCGACCGCGCCGGCCTGCGGATGCTGCGCGACCCCTATTCCGCCAAGCCCTACGTCCTGTTCTACACGACGAAGCGCGTCGGCGGCGGCGTGCAGGACCACGAGGCGATCAAGCTCCTGCGCTTCGCCTGA
- a CDS encoding B12-binding domain-containing radical SAM protein — translation MSALRTGRRVALVAQYPERDPAMPSFVPNLGLRMVEASIRAAGFPDLACRTWDLAGGDAGTVAREILAFDPDIVGFSAYLWSLPFLCRVAALIKQDDPGRLVVFGGPSARPVMFAKPPFSGYQEDIDVLVINEGEETFREIVSLTERRPSALGALRGVAVKEEQGWRETPARPLADLDSLASPYALDLVQHGGLGVLQTYRGCPFTCSFCEWGTMESPKRVRAVDHLDRELQAIARHDVYAALLVDAGLNLNRNAFLNLKRAAEESGFFERHGLICEVYPAAVRQEHLDFLGSVSNAYVGIGLQSFDNAVLAHVDRTYDERRFDETFGKLDAVASLAVEIILGLPGDNPETFRRNFERARRLPCALRVYHCVVLPSGLMVRSPPEHRLDYDPVTLKMISCTGWSEAALQAECRFLTRQATLGGGRTGEFFWTFPPPR, via the coding sequence ATGAGCGCGCTCCGCACCGGCCGGCGCGTCGCGCTCGTCGCGCAGTATCCGGAGCGCGATCCGGCGATGCCGAGCTTCGTGCCGAATCTCGGCCTGCGCATGGTCGAGGCCTCGATCCGCGCAGCGGGATTTCCCGATCTCGCCTGCCGGACCTGGGACCTCGCGGGGGGCGATGCGGGCACGGTCGCCCGCGAGATCCTGGCCTTCGATCCCGACATCGTCGGCTTCTCGGCCTATCTCTGGTCGCTGCCCTTCCTCTGCCGGGTGGCAGCGCTGATCAAGCAGGACGATCCGGGGCGCCTCGTCGTGTTCGGCGGGCCCTCCGCGCGCCCGGTGATGTTCGCCAAGCCGCCCTTCTCGGGGTACCAGGAGGATATCGACGTCCTCGTCATCAACGAGGGCGAGGAGACCTTCCGGGAGATCGTCTCGCTGACGGAGCGCAGGCCGTCCGCCCTCGGCGCCCTGCGCGGCGTCGCCGTCAAGGAGGAGCAGGGCTGGCGCGAGACGCCCGCCCGCCCGCTCGCCGACCTCGACAGCCTCGCCTCGCCCTACGCCCTCGACCTCGTCCAGCACGGCGGGCTCGGCGTGCTGCAGACCTACCGGGGCTGCCCCTTCACCTGCTCGTTCTGCGAGTGGGGCACGATGGAATCGCCCAAGCGCGTGCGCGCGGTCGACCACCTCGACCGGGAATTGCAGGCGATCGCCCGCCACGACGTCTATGCGGCGCTCCTCGTCGATGCCGGGCTCAACCTCAACCGGAACGCCTTCCTCAACCTCAAGCGCGCCGCTGAGGAGAGCGGCTTCTTCGAGAGGCACGGCCTGATCTGCGAGGTCTATCCGGCGGCGGTGCGCCAGGAGCACCTGGATTTCCTCGGCTCGGTCAGCAACGCCTACGTGGGCATCGGCCTGCAGAGCTTCGACAACGCGGTGCTGGCGCATGTCGACCGCACCTATGACGAGCGGCGCTTCGACGAGACCTTCGGCAAGCTCGACGCCGTGGCGAGCCTCGCCGTCGAGATCATCCTCGGCCTGCCCGGCGACAATCCCGAGACCTTCCGGCGCAATTTCGAGCGCGCCCGCCGGCTCCCCTGCGCGCTGCGCGTCTATCACTGCGTGGTGCTGCCCTCCGGCCTGATGGTGCGCTCGCCCCCCGAGCACCGGCTCGATTACGACCCGGTCACCCTCAAGATGATCTCCTGCACCGGCTGGAGCGAGGCAGCGCTGCAGGCCGAGTGCCGGTTCCTGACGCGGCAGGCCACGCTCGGCGGCGGCCGGACCGGCGAGTTCTTCTGGACCTTCCCGCCGCCCCGTTGA
- a CDS encoding type II toxin-antitoxin system VapC family toxin, giving the protein MPLTIKDDATAELVAELARTVGVTKSEAEHALAVEAFARFGKGRHPARLNMGDCYAYSCVRAYGARLLDKGEDFALTDRA; this is encoded by the coding sequence GTGCCGCTCACCATCAAGGACGACGCGACGGCCGAGCTGGTGGCAGAGCTCGCCCGCACGGTCGGCGTGACGAAATCCGAGGCCGAGCACGCGCTGGCGGTCGAGGCCTTCGCGCGCTTCGGCAAGGGCCGCCACCCGGCCCGGCTCAACATGGGCGATTGCTATGCCTATTCCTGCGTCCGGGCATACGGGGCCCGCCTTCTCGACAAGGGCGAGGATTTCGCGCTGACGGATCGCGCCTGA
- a CDS encoding sensor histidine kinase, producing MAAETPASEIGQGRFEVGDAFRRFADFVPLMMWRADPEGHAVHHNDCWLEFTGRSAEEEIGDGWRRGLHPDDFTRHAALVGEAYAARRPFTVEFRLRRHDGAYRWLLETGRPLEDDAGFHGYLGSCFDITDRKHAEEHIERALAEKEALLAEVYHRVRNNLQVMVSLIGLYGRAAPEPCRGSFEALGQRVRAIALVQQHLHEAPHIASIDLREYLHRLASGLGQLRRAGRIGVTVDGSGTGYVEPRTANALGMIVAEVVAECLDATAETVACTIAITIDAAAGGPVSLSIASGAGEAAEAGRPDVPKLGPRLIAAYAAQAEIAVRGSASMSDPLELQLPETRLGTAS from the coding sequence ATGGCAGCGGAAACACCAGCGTCCGAGATCGGCCAGGGCCGCTTCGAGGTCGGGGACGCGTTTCGGCGGTTCGCCGATTTCGTCCCGCTGATGATGTGGCGCGCCGATCCCGAGGGGCACGCGGTCCACCACAACGATTGCTGGCTCGAATTCACCGGTCGCAGCGCCGAGGAGGAGATCGGCGACGGCTGGCGGCGCGGTCTGCATCCGGACGATTTCACCCGCCACGCCGCCCTCGTCGGCGAGGCCTACGCCGCGCGCCGCCCCTTCACCGTCGAGTTCCGCCTGCGCCGCCACGACGGGGCCTACCGCTGGCTCCTCGAGACCGGCCGGCCGCTCGAGGACGATGCCGGATTCCACGGCTATCTCGGCTCCTGCTTCGACATCACCGACCGCAAGCACGCGGAGGAGCACATCGAGCGGGCGCTCGCCGAGAAGGAGGCGCTGCTCGCCGAGGTCTACCACCGGGTCCGCAACAACCTGCAGGTGATGGTCAGCCTGATCGGCCTCTACGGCCGGGCCGCGCCGGAGCCCTGCCGCGGCAGTTTCGAGGCGCTGGGCCAGCGCGTCCGGGCGATCGCGCTGGTGCAGCAGCATCTGCACGAGGCGCCCCACATCGCCTCGATCGACCTGCGCGAGTACCTGCACCGCCTCGCCTCCGGCCTCGGCCAGCTGCGGCGGGCCGGCCGGATCGGCGTCACGGTCGACGGCAGCGGCACCGGCTACGTCGAGCCCCGCACCGCCAACGCGCTCGGCATGATCGTCGCCGAGGTGGTGGCCGAGTGCCTCGACGCCACGGCCGAGACGGTGGCCTGCACCATCGCCATCACTATCGACGCCGCGGCGGGCGGCCCAGTGAGCCTCAGCATCGCCTCGGGCGCCGGCGAGGCGGCGGAGGCCGGGCGCCCGGACGTGCCGAAGCTCGGGCCGCGCCTGATCGCCGCCTACGCGGCCCAGGCCGAGATCGCCGTGCGGGGCTCCGCCTCGATGTCGGACCCCCTGGAGCTGCAGCTCCCCGAGACGCGGCTCGGCACCGCCTCCTGA